A window of Streptomyces sp. NBC_01689 genomic DNA:
GGTGATCACGGTGGAGCGCACGGCGAACCGCTGCTCGACCAGCCAGCGCAGGGCGTCGGTGATCTCCAGTTCGCCGCGCGGGGAGGGGGAGATGGCGCGGACGGCGTCGTGGATGTGGGGGGTGAAGAGGTAGACGCCGGCGACGGCGAGGTCGCTCCTGGGGTGCTTGGGCTTCTCCTCCAGGTCGATGACGTTGCCGCTGTCGTCGATGACGGCGACGCCGAAGGCGGTGGGGTCGGGGACGCGGGTGAGGAGGATCTGCGCGTCGCAGCGGTCCTTGCGGAACTCGTCGACGACGTCGGTGATGCCGTCGAGGACGAAGTTGTCGCCGAGGTACATGACGAAGTCGTCGTCGCCGAGGAAGGGGCGGGCGATGAGGACGGCGTGGGCGAGTCCGAGGGGGTCGCCCTGCGGTATGTAGGTGATGTCCAGGCCGAAGGCGGAGCCGTCGCCGACGGCGGCCTCGATCTCCTCGGCGGTGTTCCCGACGATGATGCCGACTTCGGTGATGCCTGCTTCGGCGATGGCTTCGAGGCCGTAGAAGAGGATCGGTTTGTTGGCGACCGGCACCAGTTGCTTGCTGGACGTGTGGGTGATCGGCCGCAGTCGCGTACCGGATCCCCCCGCGAGCACGAGAGCCTTCACAGTTCCATCCAGGTGACGAGTGGCTGATCGGCCGGTGGTCGCCGGGGCGTCCACGCGGCCGGGTGGGGTGGGGGC
This region includes:
- a CDS encoding glucose-1-phosphate thymidylyltransferase is translated as MKALVLAGGSGTRLRPITHTSSKQLVPVANKPILFYGLEAIAEAGITEVGIIVGNTAEEIEAAVGDGSAFGLDITYIPQGDPLGLAHAVLIARPFLGDDDFVMYLGDNFVLDGITDVVDEFRKDRCDAQILLTRVPDPTAFGVAVIDDSGNVIDLEEKPKHPRSDLAVAGVYLFTPHIHDAVRAISPSPRGELEITDALRWLVEQRFAVRSTVITGYWKDTGNVNDMLEVNRTLLERLETRIDGHVDEASEIIGRVRIEAGTVVRNSRIVGPAVIGAGSVITDSYIGPSTSVAENCRITASEIEFSIVLRDSSFDRIRRVEASLIGRNVQVTLAPRLPAAHRFVIGDHGRVQIPS